The sequence below is a genomic window from Streptomyces sp. NBC_00582.
GCTGCCCGTGGACAACCGCGAGAACTGGGTCTTCCACGCCCCCTGGCACCCCGAACACGGCGAGACGATGGAGGAGTTCACCGACGAACGCTGCATCGAGCACATCCGCCGCGCGGTCGGGGTCCCCGACCTGGACGTGGAGATCACCGGCAAGGCGCCCTGGCACGCCGCCCAGCGGGTGACCCGCGCCTACCGGTCGGGGCGCGTCCTCCTCGCCGGCGACTCGGCGCACGAGATGTCCCCCACCGGCGCGTTCGGCTCCAACACCGGCATCCAGGACGCCCACAACCTCGCCTGGAAACTGGCCGCGGTGCTCGACGGCTGGGCGGGCGAGGAACTCCTCGACACCTACGACGCCGAACGCCGTCCCGTGGCGGAGGCCACCAGCGCCCGCGCGGCCGCCCGGTCGGCCGAGCACAGCCACCCCGGCTTCGCGCCGCCGCCCTCCGCCGGCGGAGGCGGCGGACCGCAGCGGGGCATCCTGAACGTCGCGCTCGGCTACCGCTATCCGCGGGGCGCCGTCGTCGGCGCCGACCCCGCGGGCCCCGTGGTCCCCGAGGGGCTCTCCCTGACCGGGGAACCCGGAAGCAGGGCCCCCCATCTGTGGGTACGGCGCGCGGGCGAGCGGATCTCCACGCTCGACCTGTACGAGCGCACCATGGTGCTGCTCAGCGACGCCGACGACGCACACCCGGACGGTGAGCCGGGCGCCTGGCACGAGGCCGCCGCCCGCCTCTCCGACCGGGAGTCGATCCCGCTCACCCCCTACCGGGTGGGCACCGCGCCGGACGCCGACCTGACACCCCTCGACGGGCCGCCCGGCACGGACTGGCGGGCCGCCCACGGCATCGGGGTCGGCGGTGCCGTCCTCGTACGGCCGGACGGGTTCGTCGCCTGGCGCTCCCCCGGTCCGGTCGCGGACCCCCAGTCGACGCTGCGTCAGGTGCTGGGCACCGTGCTGTCCTTGCCCTGACCCCCCGCCCCCTCGACCTCGGCCGGCAGCGCCCCTGCGCTGCCGGCCGACTCGTTCGGCGGGACGCGTTCACCCGCGTGACCGCCCCGAGTGGTGGGCGGCCGGGACTTGGCTGACAGTGGATCACGTCGGGCCGGGTCATCTCAGCTGACGAGGCGTCAGCTACCCGGCTGTGACGGAAGGAACCCGCACATGCGTTCTGCTCGCATCATCCTGGCCACCGCGGCGGCCTCGGCCGCCCTCGCCCTCGCCGCGCCCGGCGCCTACGCGGCCGACGGCGACTGGGAGAAGGGCGACTCGTCCTACAGCAAGAAGGACGACTCGTACGAGAAGAAGGACGACTCCTACAGCAAGGAGGACTCCGGCTACGGCAAGGAGCACGACAAGGACCACGGCAAGGACTACGGCAAGCCCCACGGCGGCGTCCACACCGGCGGCGGCGCGCTGACCCTCGTGACCGACGGTTACGACAAGGGCGACAAGGGCGGCAAGGAGTGGAGCAAGGAGGACGGCGGCAAGGACTCCTGGAGCAAGGAGGACGGCGGCAAGGACTCCTGGAGCAAGGAGGACTCCGGCTACGGCAAGGACGACTCCTCCTGGAGCAAGGAGGACGGTGAGGACTCCTGGAGCGGCAAGGACAAGCCCCACGGCGGTGTGCACACCGGCGGTGGCGCCCTGGCCGCTCCGGGCGTGACCGCGGGCGGTCTGGCCGTCCTCGCGGTCGCCGGGGCCGGTCTGTACGGCGTGCGCCGCAAGAAGTCGGCGCACGGCCTGGCC
It includes:
- a CDS encoding FAD-dependent oxidoreductase, with amino-acid sequence MTKNQTAERAGETVHKVPVLIVGGSLVGLSTSLFLGRLGVRHTLVERHAGTSVHPRGRGNNVRTMELFRVAGAEPGIHEAAATLADNHGILQTPTLVGDAGEWLFKDIDPGGGLARFSPTAWCLCSQNDLEPVLREQAARQGGDLRFHTELMSFEADDDGVTALVKSRDTGEHLTVRADYLVAADGPRSPVREALGIGQSGPGDLFHNISMTFRSRRLAEVVGERRFIVCYLTEPDADGALLPVDNRENWVFHAPWHPEHGETMEEFTDERCIEHIRRAVGVPDLDVEITGKAPWHAAQRVTRAYRSGRVLLAGDSAHEMSPTGAFGSNTGIQDAHNLAWKLAAVLDGWAGEELLDTYDAERRPVAEATSARAAARSAEHSHPGFAPPPSAGGGGGPQRGILNVALGYRYPRGAVVGADPAGPVVPEGLSLTGEPGSRAPHLWVRRAGERISTLDLYERTMVLLSDADDAHPDGEPGAWHEAAARLSDRESIPLTPYRVGTAPDADLTPLDGPPGTDWRAAHGIGVGGAVLVRPDGFVAWRSPGPVADPQSTLRQVLGTVLSLP